One Obesumbacterium proteus DNA window includes the following coding sequences:
- the ahr gene encoding NADPH-dependent aldehyde reductase Ahr, producing the protein MSKIKSYAALKPGADLELYEYDAGALQPDDVEVKVEYCGICHSDLSMIDNEWGFSDYPLIAGHEVVGHIHALGDAAKNKGLKVGQRVGVGWTANSCQHCDACISGNQINCQNGSVPTIMNKGGFADKLRCNWQWAIPLPDDIDMATAGPMLCGGITVFKPLLMHHITATSKVGVIGIGGLGHIAIKLLHAMGCEVTAFSSNPAKEQEVLAMGADRVVNSRDPQALNALAKQFDLIINTVNVSLDWLPYFEALTYGGHFHTVGAVMKPLEVPAFTLIGGDRSISGSATGSPNELRKLMKFAARTKVAPTTELYPMSQINQALKHVREGKARYRVVLKADF; encoded by the coding sequence ATGTCAAAAATCAAAAGCTATGCTGCGCTGAAACCCGGAGCAGATCTGGAACTTTATGAGTATGACGCTGGTGCGTTACAGCCAGACGACGTTGAGGTTAAGGTTGAATACTGCGGTATCTGTCATTCAGATCTATCGATGATCGATAACGAGTGGGGATTCTCTGACTATCCTCTGATTGCAGGTCATGAAGTGGTAGGGCATATCCATGCGCTGGGTGATGCTGCAAAAAATAAAGGCCTGAAAGTCGGCCAGCGTGTGGGTGTGGGCTGGACGGCAAACAGCTGTCAGCACTGCGATGCATGTATTAGCGGCAACCAAATTAACTGCCAAAACGGTAGCGTGCCGACCATCATGAATAAAGGTGGTTTTGCCGACAAGCTGCGTTGTAACTGGCAATGGGCTATTCCGCTGCCAGATGATATCGATATGGCAACGGCTGGACCGATGCTTTGCGGCGGTATCACGGTGTTTAAACCGCTATTGATGCATCACATTACCGCAACCAGCAAAGTTGGCGTGATTGGCATTGGCGGTCTGGGTCATATCGCCATTAAATTGCTCCATGCCATGGGCTGTGAAGTGACGGCATTTAGTTCTAATCCAGCGAAAGAGCAGGAAGTTTTAGCCATGGGGGCCGATCGTGTGGTCAATAGCCGCGATCCTCAGGCGTTGAACGCATTGGCAAAACAGTTTGATTTGATCATCAATACCGTCAATGTGTCACTAGACTGGCTGCCGTACTTTGAAGCATTAACCTACGGTGGTCATTTCCATACGGTGGGTGCCGTAATGAAACCGCTCGAAGTGCCTGCGTTTACGCTGATCGGCGGCGATCGGAGTATTTCTGGTTCGGCAACGGGCTCTCCAAATGAGCTGCGTAAGCTCATGAAGTTTGCGGCACGAACAAAAGTTGCACCAACGACCGAGCTATACCCAATGTCGCAAATTAACCAAGCGTTGAAACATGTGCGTGAAGGCAAAGCTCGCTACCGTGTGGTGCTTAAAGCCGATTTCTAA
- a CDS encoding polysaccharide biosynthesis/export family protein — MKNLIPALLIFLCSILTACSTPTPLMDTPSKDNRYWLGEGDQINIAVAGEPDMTMRFMLDNGGTITFPYIGQLRLIGKTPEEVSAEIAQRLKGDYLHNPMVTVTVTVSQFRNFFILGEVEKPDAYPWQPGLTVEKALALGGGFTDRADKHDLSIRLSGSNELLENVDVRHSLRPGDTVIVGMSFF, encoded by the coding sequence GTGAAAAACTTAATACCAGCGCTTCTCATATTTCTATGCAGCATTCTCACCGCTTGCAGCACGCCTACGCCGCTGATGGACACGCCGTCGAAAGATAACCGCTACTGGCTTGGAGAAGGCGATCAAATCAATATCGCCGTCGCGGGTGAGCCTGATATGACCATGCGTTTTATGCTTGATAACGGCGGTACGATTACTTTCCCGTACATCGGCCAGCTGCGCTTAATCGGCAAAACGCCTGAAGAGGTTAGCGCCGAGATCGCTCAACGCCTAAAAGGCGACTATCTCCATAACCCGATGGTTACCGTTACCGTTACCGTTAGCCAATTCCGTAACTTCTTCATTCTGGGTGAAGTGGAAAAACCAGATGCTTATCCTTGGCAGCCTGGCCTAACGGTTGAAAAAGCCCTCGCGCTGGGCGGTGGATTTACCGATCGCGCCGACAAACACGACCTTAGCATCCGTCTTTCAGGCAGCAATGAGCTGCTGGAAAACGTCGATGTGCGTCATTCTTTACGTCCTGGGGACACCGTCATCGTTGGCATGAGCTTCTTCTGA
- a CDS encoding glycoside hydrolase: MKLTVLGGGGVRSAFLAKSLAYNAHRIGLKQVVFLDNSAQNLTIFGEIARYIFNTIRPDIEFSLTTEPVSALQDANYVITTLRVGGDESRIHDERIALDHNTLGQETTGAGGFAMAMRSIPAILDYCKLIEAHAAPDAILFNFTNPSGLVTEAIIKSGFKRRVYGICDAPSELIRELPDILSCDESELQVECYGLNHFSWFTHFTVRGEDVTEQLVNSPELYKKTAMQYFSPELVRLCDNQLLNEYLYYYYYKEEALKAIQDSGETRGEQIARINHDMREELSRIDVKENPATAFDIWMKHYLRRENSYMQNESQQEKFHTREPLTLQQFIEEPDSGGYAGVALDILEAVNSNTTKRIVVSLSNNDTLDFLHPDDVIEISCDLSKEGLKPVKPIHVPEAQKNMISCVKEYERLAVQAILNQDRTLAVKALMAHPLVGSWSLAEKLVSAYLQGPQFKNWH, translated from the coding sequence ATGAAACTAACAGTATTAGGTGGCGGCGGAGTACGTTCCGCATTTCTGGCAAAATCTCTGGCTTATAATGCCCACCGTATCGGATTAAAACAGGTCGTTTTTCTGGATAATTCGGCTCAGAACCTGACCATCTTTGGCGAAATTGCGCGTTATATATTTAATACTATTCGCCCTGATATTGAATTTAGCTTAACCACCGAACCCGTCTCGGCCTTACAAGACGCCAACTATGTGATTACCACACTGCGCGTCGGTGGCGATGAAAGCCGTATTCATGACGAGCGCATTGCGCTGGACCACAATACCTTAGGCCAGGAAACAACCGGTGCAGGTGGTTTTGCCATGGCCATGCGCTCTATTCCCGCTATTTTGGACTACTGCAAATTAATCGAAGCACATGCGGCACCCGATGCCATCTTATTTAACTTTACCAATCCATCAGGCTTAGTCACCGAAGCAATTATCAAATCGGGCTTTAAACGCCGCGTGTACGGTATCTGCGATGCACCATCAGAGCTGATCCGTGAACTACCTGACATTCTTAGCTGCGACGAAAGTGAACTGCAGGTTGAGTGCTATGGGCTCAATCATTTCTCTTGGTTCACGCATTTCACCGTGCGCGGAGAGGATGTGACCGAACAATTGGTTAATTCGCCTGAGCTGTATAAAAAAACGGCCATGCAATACTTCTCACCAGAATTAGTACGTCTGTGTGATAACCAGCTGTTAAATGAATACTTATATTATTATTACTATAAAGAAGAGGCGCTAAAAGCTATTCAAGATTCAGGTGAAACACGAGGCGAACAAATCGCACGTATTAACCATGATATGCGTGAAGAGCTTAGCCGCATCGACGTTAAAGAAAACCCAGCCACCGCGTTTGATATTTGGATGAAGCATTATCTACGTCGTGAAAATAGCTACATGCAAAATGAATCTCAGCAGGAAAAATTCCACACCAGGGAACCTTTGACGCTGCAGCAATTCATCGAAGAACCCGACAGCGGCGGCTACGCGGGCGTTGCTTTAGATATTCTCGAAGCCGTCAACAGCAATACCACTAAGCGTATTGTGGTATCGCTTTCCAACAACGATACGCTGGATTTCCTGCATCCGGACGATGTTATTGAAATCAGCTGCGATCTCAGCAAAGAGGGATTAAAACCGGTTAAGCCGATTCATGTACCAGAGGCGCAGAAAAATATGATTTCCTGCGTGAAAGAGTATGAACGTCTCGCGGTACAGGCCATTTTGAATCAGGACAGAACGCTCGCGGTTAAGGCATTAATGGCACATCCGTTGGTTGGGTCGTGGTCATTGGCTGAAAAGCTGGTTTCCGCCTATTTGCAGGGCCCACAGTTTAAAAACTGGCACTAG
- a CDS encoding MurR/RpiR family transcriptional regulator yields the protein MDIQNLFRNIKLSNIEIGVLQYIQANPELCIQQGIRSVAEKCCSNPSSLVRLAKKLEFSGWLEMVYFIKFNITLPKLDVTNDVDFMNIQPPEKVDILLERLQNERILIHGSGFSQLIAQYIYNKFLVTGVNASLALWPDYEILEQKNANKFDSIWLISKSGRSSSALSWVKALENKNINLVCFTGDHQSPLAQAADLSFIIHDPQKYDDDIYWSNPFFGYCILGFEHLLKLWFMQKK from the coding sequence ATGGATATTCAAAATCTATTTCGTAATATTAAACTGAGCAATATTGAAATTGGTGTTCTTCAATATATACAGGCCAATCCTGAACTATGTATTCAGCAAGGGATACGCAGCGTTGCTGAGAAGTGCTGTAGTAATCCCTCATCATTGGTTCGTTTAGCCAAAAAGCTTGAGTTTAGCGGCTGGCTTGAGATGGTTTACTTTATTAAGTTTAACATCACGCTGCCGAAGCTCGATGTTACCAACGATGTTGATTTCATGAATATTCAACCGCCAGAGAAAGTGGATATCCTGCTAGAAAGGCTACAAAACGAACGGATCCTGATCCACGGTAGCGGTTTTTCGCAGCTTATTGCCCAATATATTTATAACAAGTTTTTGGTTACCGGCGTCAACGCCAGCTTAGCGCTATGGCCAGACTATGAAATTCTGGAACAAAAGAATGCCAATAAATTCGATTCGATTTGGTTAATCTCTAAATCGGGTCGGAGTTCATCGGCATTAAGCTGGGTAAAGGCATTAGAGAATAAAAACATTAACCTTGTTTGCTTTACCGGCGATCATCAAAGCCCGTTAGCACAGGCTGCGGACCTGTCATTTATTATTCACGATCCACAAAAATATGATGATGATATTTATTGGTCCAATCCGTTCTTTGGCTACTGCATTCTCGGGTTCGAACATCTTTTGAAACTGTGGTTTATGCAGAAGAAATAA
- a CDS encoding PTS transporter subunit EIIC: MSRIRQRTLESMQKFSRAMIGAVLFLPVIGLILALSSILTNPTLISETSFLHQLGQLLGDTFWPLFGNLGLLFCVGISYGLAKDKKTEVALVSVMCFIMFLGANHSWLEYTHGIANKINGEYYGTGQTQILGFVVVDMGIFLGIILGCTIAWVHNKVSQIELPGALSMYGGAKLTLIAMTPVVIIYAMAFTWFWPFMTHGIAALTGFMKNAGVAGVFVYGFFEKFLIPTGLHHFVWSPFQLTQIGGSLTVDGQTVSGTQAIFLAYMRHPDLTPVMNDALRFSQQGMTTIFGLSGAALAFYHTAKPEKKMLAKAVLLPAIITSILTGITEPIEFTFLFISPLLWVIHATLTAASQAICDLLQVRPWGASGLIEFLAYNLPLPVSLTRWPLYIVIGIGQFVAYYVIFRTVVVKLKLKTPGREDDDDVKLYNKKDYQEKVQQEKRNTGSQADEIIKGLGGKHNIISVDNCFTRLRVAIHDLTIVDDAALKATGANGVVRNSNEVQVIYGVKVGQVRSKVDTWLANN, translated from the coding sequence ATGTCTAGAATACGGCAACGTACTCTGGAGAGTATGCAAAAATTCTCTAGGGCGATGATCGGTGCAGTGCTGTTTTTGCCAGTCATAGGTTTAATTCTGGCATTAAGTTCAATTTTAACTAACCCAACGCTTATTTCTGAAACGAGCTTTCTTCATCAACTTGGTCAGTTATTAGGAGACACGTTCTGGCCACTGTTTGGTAATTTAGGCTTACTCTTTTGCGTCGGTATTAGCTATGGATTAGCAAAGGACAAAAAAACGGAAGTCGCCTTAGTTTCCGTTATGTGCTTCATTATGTTTTTAGGTGCCAACCACTCTTGGTTGGAATATACCCACGGCATTGCTAATAAAATAAACGGCGAATATTACGGAACAGGACAAACTCAAATATTAGGGTTTGTGGTTGTTGATATGGGGATATTCCTCGGTATTATTCTCGGCTGCACCATTGCATGGGTACACAATAAAGTCTCGCAAATAGAACTCCCTGGCGCGTTATCAATGTATGGCGGCGCAAAGCTAACGCTTATCGCCATGACGCCGGTTGTGATTATCTACGCCATGGCTTTCACCTGGTTCTGGCCATTTATGACCCACGGTATTGCGGCGTTAACCGGCTTTATGAAAAACGCAGGCGTTGCTGGGGTATTTGTTTATGGTTTCTTCGAGAAATTCTTAATTCCTACCGGCCTACACCATTTCGTCTGGTCACCATTCCAGCTCACGCAAATCGGCGGTTCATTGACGGTGGATGGGCAGACGGTTTCAGGCACTCAGGCCATCTTCCTTGCGTATATGCGCCATCCCGATTTAACACCGGTGATGAACGATGCTCTGCGTTTCTCTCAGCAAGGCATGACCACTATTTTCGGTCTGTCTGGCGCTGCGCTGGCGTTTTATCACACCGCGAAGCCAGAAAAGAAAATGCTCGCGAAAGCCGTTTTATTACCGGCCATTATTACCTCAATTCTGACCGGAATTACTGAACCTATTGAATTTACATTCCTGTTTATCTCACCGCTTCTGTGGGTTATTCACGCCACATTGACCGCAGCATCACAGGCTATTTGCGATCTGCTACAGGTTAGACCATGGGGCGCATCAGGATTAATTGAGTTTTTAGCCTATAACCTACCGCTCCCCGTTTCGCTGACACGCTGGCCGCTTTATATCGTGATTGGCATCGGACAGTTTGTTGCTTATTACGTGATATTCCGCACCGTGGTTGTGAAATTAAAGCTTAAAACACCGGGTCGCGAAGACGATGATGATGTGAAGCTGTATAACAAAAAAGACTATCAAGAAAAAGTTCAGCAGGAAAAGAGAAACACGGGCTCACAGGCCGATGAAATTATTAAAGGACTCGGTGGAAAACATAACATTATTTCTGTCGATAATTGCTTTACCCGTTTACGCGTGGCTATTCATGATTTAACTATCGTCGATGACGCTGCTTTAAAAGCAACCGGTGCGAACGGCGTGGTACGTAATAGCAATGAAGTTCAGGTTATTTACGGTGTCAAAGTTGGACAAGTACGCTCGAAAGTTGATACCTGGCTGGCTAATAATTAA
- a CDS encoding MFS transporter, with amino-acid sequence MKKHLTTVGATFFLWGLITAFNSTLILFFYHYFQLSWPQAMLVNVLFYIAPFLTCLPCSKLIALFGYRTLLRSALLLTMSGCGLLSLALGYYSIIGALFAVFVIATGVAAMQVVANPYLTLLSQEHKRVGNLTLASAVNSLGTTLAPLLIALALRASPIDYVNHNEPIKWIWLVLALFSAGLFTITILIKLPDIAQNTKTAKYPSSLWCNRKFIYSVAAIFIYVGVEVSLGTNTINYLSTIGKWNTETAISLISLYWGGALIGRFIFGVFAHRISLKFAFLTVTLISALLIVLSILLNNAIGGYLLLLIGFANSIMYPIIFSQSMATVPHSANFAAGVLIMAGIGGAIIPYIQALMIDILTLRFSFLLPLALYILLACWGVKHLKSASSPISVLE; translated from the coding sequence ATGAAAAAACATCTTACGACCGTTGGCGCAACATTCTTTTTATGGGGATTAATAACGGCTTTCAACAGCACATTAATTTTATTTTTTTATCACTACTTTCAGCTTTCATGGCCTCAGGCGATGCTCGTAAATGTTCTGTTTTATATTGCCCCCTTTTTGACTTGCCTACCCTGCTCCAAACTTATCGCATTATTTGGTTACCGCACTCTCTTACGCAGCGCCTTGCTTCTCACAATGAGCGGCTGTGGGCTGTTAAGCCTAGCGCTGGGATATTATTCGATTATCGGTGCCCTGTTTGCCGTATTCGTGATTGCAACCGGCGTTGCTGCCATGCAGGTTGTCGCTAACCCTTATCTCACGCTGCTCAGCCAAGAACATAAACGCGTAGGCAACCTCACCTTAGCCTCTGCCGTTAACTCATTAGGCACCACGCTAGCACCACTGCTGATTGCCTTAGCATTACGCGCATCGCCGATTGATTATGTTAATCATAACGAGCCAATAAAATGGATTTGGCTTGTCTTAGCCCTCTTTTCGGCGGGACTATTCACAATAACAATTTTAATCAAACTGCCGGATATTGCCCAAAATACAAAAACGGCAAAATATCCATCATCGCTATGGTGTAATAGGAAATTTATTTATTCTGTGGCGGCGATATTTATCTATGTTGGCGTGGAGGTATCATTAGGAACGAACACCATCAATTATCTATCAACCATTGGAAAATGGAATACAGAAACCGCAATATCATTAATTTCGCTGTATTGGGGTGGCGCATTAATAGGTCGTTTTATCTTTGGCGTATTTGCCCATCGGATCAGTTTAAAATTTGCATTTCTGACAGTGACGTTAATCTCCGCACTCCTCATTGTGTTATCCATTCTATTAAACAACGCAATAGGTGGCTATTTGCTGCTGTTAATAGGCTTTGCCAACTCGATTATGTACCCTATTATTTTTAGCCAAAGCATGGCAACGGTGCCTCATAGCGCAAATTTCGCGGCTGGCGTATTGATTATGGCCGGGATTGGGGGCGCGATTATTCCTTATATTCAAGCGTTAATGATTGATATTCTGACACTGCGCTTTAGCTTTTTACTGCCATTAGCACTTTATATCTTGTTAGCATGTTGGGGAGTCAAACACCTCAAATCTGCTTCATCGCCTATTTCTGTTTTAGAGTAA
- a CDS encoding outer membrane beta-barrel protein has product MKTPTSALLLAGLAIIPSAWALPTPKSHVGVAGIDFQSQVGVDTGQVSNVTYQPWSRNEISSTFYNVSPLLRAIGERNEDRYLLMYSGDYRAYTQDSADNYANHFFRFTGQWRYGQMHGLSLDVQDTLGHENRGRGITEGFLPEQFTAFGIDKPLNTRFLSNELRYSFGAPEGRGKVETALLYKQLRFTKLGDVNEADRDFYQYIRDQEWHEPSLVVELFDMYSKKSRFRYSFITNQRRYETSSLKDSNEYYLLYGYKAQVTGKTSVDANVSWLYKQFINEPNAQDFSGLNWDIKLEWKPLQQSSIAFHSAQRIKDPSEIGGYILVTDNGLGWTHHWWVDRFSTTVDYAYVTEDYKKQVNNRKDRNGILTLSTSYDFRPSINFELKYQIDTLHSNKKTDAFFIGPNFDREVDRTLGYDNQLIMLTARVQI; this is encoded by the coding sequence GTGAAAACGCCTACTAGCGCCCTCTTGCTCGCGGGGCTGGCTATCATACCCTCGGCGTGGGCGCTTCCCACGCCGAAATCGCACGTCGGTGTGGCGGGTATCGATTTCCAAAGTCAGGTAGGCGTGGACACCGGTCAGGTCAGTAACGTGACCTACCAACCATGGTCGCGTAACGAAATCAGCTCAACGTTTTACAACGTGAGTCCGTTATTGCGCGCCATCGGTGAGCGTAATGAAGATCGCTATCTGCTGATGTATTCCGGTGACTACCGTGCTTACACTCAGGACAGTGCAGACAACTATGCCAATCACTTTTTCCGTTTCACCGGCCAATGGCGCTACGGTCAAATGCATGGTTTGAGTTTGGACGTACAAGATACGCTGGGGCACGAAAATCGCGGGCGCGGCATCACCGAAGGCTTTTTACCAGAGCAGTTCACCGCGTTCGGAATTGATAAACCGCTCAATACCCGCTTTTTAAGCAACGAGCTCCGCTACAGTTTTGGGGCTCCGGAAGGACGTGGCAAAGTCGAAACGGCCCTGCTTTATAAACAATTACGCTTCACTAAACTGGGCGATGTTAACGAGGCCGATCGCGATTTTTATCAGTACATCCGCGATCAGGAATGGCATGAACCGAGCCTCGTGGTGGAATTGTTTGATATGTACAGCAAGAAAAGCCGCTTTCGCTACAGCTTCATCACCAACCAACGTCGCTATGAAACCAGCTCGCTCAAAGACAGCAACGAATATTATTTGTTGTACGGCTATAAGGCTCAAGTGACGGGCAAAACCAGCGTCGATGCCAACGTCTCTTGGCTTTATAAGCAGTTTATCAACGAGCCTAACGCGCAGGACTTTAGCGGGCTGAACTGGGATATCAAACTGGAATGGAAACCGCTGCAACAATCCTCCATTGCGTTTCACAGCGCACAACGGATTAAAGATCCTTCTGAGATCGGCGGCTATATCTTGGTAACAGATAATGGATTGGGCTGGACGCATCACTGGTGGGTAGACCGCTTTTCGACCACCGTGGATTACGCTTATGTCACTGAAGATTATAAGAAACAGGTCAATAATCGAAAAGACCGTAACGGCATACTGACGCTGAGCACCAGCTATGATTTTCGGCCCTCGATTAATTTCGAGCTGAAATATCAGATAGATACACTGCATTCAAATAAGAAAACCGATGCGTTCTTTATCGGGCCAAACTTCGATCGCGAAGTAGACAGAACGCTGGGTTATGACAACCAACTGATTATGTTAACGGCTAGGGTACAAATTTAA
- a CDS encoding undecaprenyl-phosphate glucose phosphotransferase, which yields MLSHRIRIKRRGYPIIAKFMDFFLMNFASILFFCLFSQQILYSGIIFSVLFSIVFLWFAEYTGVYNYRIKSLRFSEFYRLAGTCLLAFVFMECLRLLLTYFGKFRLPGLWEYDLFPPLIWPYLVPLLTVFIIRLILLKQFKQKKIRIAIVGMTPAGLAAERELLKEYSWEKIDLSYYDDREESRFGYLTHAPYLGKVNDLLERARKGDLDEIYIALPMAAVERIRHFLSMMSDTTVDTFIIPDLYSYSTYTTEVRMIGNMQAVSILSSPFDDGGAIIKRAEDLILGSIITLLIAPLMLLIAIGIKLTSRGPVIFKQDRYGLSGQKITVYKFRSMRVMENADVVIQATKKDPRVTRFGSFLRRKSLDELPQFINVLQGRMSIVGPRPHAIAHNEEYRQLVDNYMIRHKVKPGITGLAQISGYRGEVDTLDKMEKRIQYDINYIQNWSLWLDIKIIFQTITKGFSGENAY from the coding sequence ATGCTTAGCCATCGAATCAGAATTAAAAGGCGCGGTTACCCTATCATCGCGAAATTCATGGACTTTTTTTTAATGAATTTCGCATCCATTTTGTTTTTCTGTTTATTTTCGCAGCAAATTCTTTACAGTGGAATCATCTTTAGCGTTTTGTTTTCTATTGTTTTTCTCTGGTTTGCTGAATATACCGGCGTATATAACTACCGCATTAAGTCTCTGCGCTTCTCTGAGTTTTACCGCCTTGCGGGTACCTGCCTGCTGGCTTTTGTCTTCATGGAATGCCTCCGTCTTTTATTAACCTACTTCGGTAAATTCCGTCTTCCCGGCCTTTGGGAATATGACCTTTTCCCACCGCTAATCTGGCCCTATTTGGTTCCGTTGCTGACCGTATTTATTATCAGGCTAATATTACTCAAGCAGTTCAAACAGAAGAAAATTCGCATCGCGATTGTCGGTATGACACCCGCAGGGTTAGCCGCTGAACGAGAACTATTGAAAGAATACAGCTGGGAAAAAATTGATTTATCCTATTACGACGATCGTGAAGAAAGTCGCTTTGGTTACCTCACTCATGCCCCCTATCTCGGCAAGGTCAATGATTTATTAGAGCGGGCGCGCAAAGGCGATTTAGACGAAATCTATATTGCGCTACCGATGGCTGCGGTAGAGCGGATCCGTCATTTTCTTTCTATGATGTCAGATACTACCGTCGATACGTTTATTATCCCCGATCTCTATTCCTACAGTACGTACACCACTGAAGTTCGCATGATCGGTAATATGCAAGCCGTGAGTATTCTGAGTTCACCGTTTGACGATGGCGGTGCCATCATTAAGCGTGCGGAAGATTTAATACTCGGAAGCATCATCACGCTGCTCATTGCGCCACTGATGTTGCTGATTGCGATAGGTATTAAACTCACCTCTCGTGGCCCTGTTATTTTTAAACAGGATCGCTATGGCCTAAGCGGCCAGAAAATTACGGTATATAAATTCCGATCCATGCGGGTCATGGAAAATGCCGACGTTGTGATTCAAGCGACTAAAAAGGATCCGCGAGTCACCCGCTTCGGCTCCTTCCTGCGCCGTAAGTCACTCGATGAACTTCCGCAGTTTATCAACGTGCTGCAAGGGCGTATGTCGATTGTTGGCCCGCGGCCTCATGCGATCGCGCACAACGAAGAATACCGCCAGCTTGTTGATAACTATATGATTCGCCATAAAGTAAAACCCGGTATCACAGGCTTAGCCCAAATTAGCGGCTATCGTGGGGAAGTCGATACTCTGGATAAAATGGAAAAACGTATTCAATACGACATTAACTATATTCAGAATTGGTCTTTGTGGCTGGATATCAAAATCATCTTTCAAACCATCACAAAAGGTTTTTCCGGTGAAAACGCCTACTAG